CTTTATGTCAAACACATTTTGATATGGTAAGGAACTTCTGTTCCAGGGTTGGAGATAGACCAAATTCCCAAGTTAAATTCTATTTAGATGCTTGCTGCTCAACATGTAGCTTGGGTAcaagcagcatcagcatcacctgggagtttggtagaaatgcagagtctcaggccccATCCTAGACCAATGGTTCAGAATCAGCATTTTCACAATTATCTCAAAGCACTGCGTTAGGTCATAGAAAGTGCCCTGGAGAAAAACAGAGTAGGGAAGGGGCCTAGGGGTTGTCCCAGGGGTTGAGGGTGTCCATCGAAACTGAGAGGTGACATTCCTGATTAAATAGATAAAGGGCTTTGTAGGCTTCAGACAGagaagagcaaaggccctgaggtcagGGTGTACCTGTTTGATCTGCTGCAGCCTGTCTTAACAGTTTGTCTTAACAGACAGCACCCCAACTAAGAAAACAAAGCCAGggggaaaaacaaagcagagatgAGGCACAGAAGTAGGCAGGGCCATGACAAGCTAGCAGAGTGTGGAGAAAAGTAGCAGCTGAGGTAAGGACTCAGGAAGGGCCTGAGCAGAGGTTTCAGGGCCTGAGGGAGCATGGCTGTTACAGGGGGGATGGAAAAAATGGGGGACAGCAGTTGTGGCTGGTACTTGGAGACTGAGGATAGGTCCAGGCCAGccgggggtggcctcagggactTAATAAGgactattttaaaacaataggGAACACAAGGGGTTTGGCTGTAGGAAAAAGAATCAGActgacaggaagaaagagagagaaagaaaggaaggaagaaagaaagaaagaaaaagagagagggagagagagagagagaggaaggaaggaagactgactctgaaaaaaatacataattcctCTGGCTGCTTCCTGGAGCGTGACTCAAGGGTATGTTAAAGCGACCATGAAGGCTGAGTTGTAGCACCTGTAGCACAGTGAGAGAAGACGGGGCTCAGACAGGGGAGGGAGCAGCGAGGATGGAAGGCAGGGGATCAATTCCAGGGGCCTTTCGAAGGTAAAATGGGTCTCACGATACAGACGTTTTCTGCCAGCACCTGAGACCTTTCTAGGCAGGGCCTGCTTCACACTGCTCAGCATGAGAGCCTATCTTTTCAATGACAAAGAACACGTCTTTAGCAAAATGACACATTTAACAGAaatttcttcctccatcttccctaGCAGAGATTCATCCATAGTCAACATAATGGAAAATTCTAAGATTTATGACTCTTTTCAACATGAACTTGAGGATTATGTTAGAAAGCAGAAAGCCAGAGGATTACAACCAGAGGTTTGCTTTAGAAAGGTGACAGAAGATTCTGAGTACAAAGACAGAGGCCacactgcacccagacctctaaTGCTGGAGCAGGGATCCTCCTTCACAAGGACCCACACATTCTCCAGTTCCCACCCAaggcagagaacagaagaaaaccaGTTACTGCCGTGGTCCAAACTTCATCACTCCAGACAAAGACTGGAATCTCTAAGCCACTGTCAGAAAACACAGGACCATTTCTCCAAGAATCTGTGGCTTCCAAGCCCACCCGTGCAAGGAAAGACCCCTGACCTCCATGCTGCACAACGCGGGAAAGATACCAGCCACCTCTGGGAGGAGGATCCCACCAGAGCCCATCAGGCTGGAGATCAAGATCAAGGCCAGGGCAGAAGgttcagggaggagggaagaggagaatgtGACAAGgaggagcagggacaggggaAGACAAAGCATCGTGAGCATGGAGATTCCcataaagagaacaagaaaaaggCCAAGGTGCAGCCAATCAGCGCGGAAAAGCCCAAACACAGAAAGAGGAGCCACCAAGATACCACACAGGAGGGAAGAAGgtcccagagagagaagaagcaaccTGGCAAAGAAAGCACGCAGGAGAGGGACTTGTGGGATGAAGCCGTCCTCAGCAGTTGTTACTGATGGTGGGGATTTGGGCCCCTGATAGTAAGCGATTTGGATATGTTGGAAAGGCTGAAGCAATTCTGTGACCACcacttggaagaaaataaaacttgaccCCCCACCTCAGATTTATATTCGAATATAAAATACAGATGGCTTAATGATGTCCGTGTAAAAACTAAAGTATAAAACTATTaggagaaaatataggaaaattagTTTTGGAGTGTGAATGGCCTTCTTGAAGGAGATACATTATTCAGAAtccataaagatgaaaaaataataagtgtaattgcagaaacatttaaaatctgtGTAACGgaacatatttttgtaaatttttaaagaataaattaaaagataagtaTTGTATATAGGCATAGAACACCTCCAGGAAGATACACTGAACTGTTGGCTCTAGGGGCAAAAACTAAGTCGGTGGGGGACAGAGGTCGCAGGCTTTTcgaagtgttcattttttttctattttgaattagGTAGTATCcgctactttttttttaaaaaaaaaagattttaaaaaattttaagtaatctctgcacccaaccttgaactcacagcccttgatctcagggttgcccACTCtacccactgactgagccagccaggtaccccaagattaataccttttaaataaatattttttacaggCAAGCAACACCCtggcaaaaatatttgcaacactcTGTATTAATATCTCCTGGGTCAGTTATCAAATTATTGCTTCTTCTCTCCAAACAGCTTCTTTGCCAGTCTGTGAAACTGGACCATCGAAACTTGTCTCCTTTGCGCGCTGGCTTGGTGTTATTCTCTGCCAGTAGAGGGCGCTAGAGGGACATTATAAACTGGGAGCAGGAgggacttttcttccttttcctgaggTTGCTGGTTTCCCCTAGCAGCAAGTCCTGGCCTTTGTATGTGGGAGGTAGCTGCAGTCCACGCCATGTgacgattttttttttgtccctggTGACCTGTGTTTTCTGTGCGTTCCATATTCTCTCCGCAGCGGTCCAGATCTCAGTCATGTGGGGAGCCCCTCTTccaggtttctctctttcttccatgttCACCTCCCTCAAGAGTCAAGGGTAGGCAAACTGCAGTCTGCAGTCCAAAGCCAGCCCCCTGCCTGTTTTTGTGCTGCCCCCCATCTAAGAATAGTTCTAAATGGATCTATTCTTAGAATAGAATGGATCCCATTCTTCTCATTAAAGAACTTTATTCCCAAGATTGTActatgatattttttattatttttttttaagattttatttatttatttatttatttgagaaagagtgtgagtGCAAGTGCAAATGGgcgaggggctgagggagaaaatcttaagcagactccaccccaAACCCAGAACGTcactcagggctctatctcacaatcctgagatcatgacctgagccaaaatccagagtcagttgcttaactgactgagccacccaggcgcccctactattatattttaaattttatcaatacAAAAGTCGTGGAGATTTGTATTCTGTATTGTTATACATAAATATTCCACAAAGCCTAAGATATTTACTACCTGGCCTTTTACAGGAAAGGTTTGTCGATTCCTGTTtcagactcttctttttttttttttttaagattttatttatttatttgacagagatcacaagtaggcagagaggcaggcagagagagagggaggaaagcaggctccccgctgagcagagagcccgatgcggggctcgatcccaggaccatgggatcatgacctgagccgaaggcagaggcttaacccactgagccacccaggcgcccctcagactcCTCTTGTACCAGTTTTAGTATTAAcaacattttattagtttaat
The window above is part of the Lutra lutra chromosome 9, mLutLut1.2, whole genome shotgun sequence genome. Proteins encoded here:
- the LOC125109798 gene encoding zinc finger matrin-type protein 1-like, whose translation is MRAYLFNDKEHVFSKMTHLTEISSSIFPSRDSSIVNIMENSKIYDSFQHELEDYVRKQKARGLQPEVCFRKVTEDSEYKDRGHTAPRPLMLEQGSSFTRTHTFSSSHPRQRTEENQLLPWSKLHHSRQRLESLSHCQKTQDHFSKNLWLPSPPVQGKTPDLHAAQRGKDTSHLWEEDPTRAHQAGDQDQGQGRRFREEGRGECDKEEQGQGKTKHREHGDSHKENKKKAKVQPISAEKPKHRKRSHQDTTQEGRRSQREKKQPGKESTQERDLWDEAVLSSCY